One Ranitomeya variabilis isolate aRanVar5 chromosome 5, aRanVar5.hap1, whole genome shotgun sequence DNA window includes the following coding sequences:
- the LOC143775175 gene encoding E3 ubiquitin-protein ligase TRIM39-like, with the protein MASADLRHELTCSICKDIYTDSVTPRCGHNFCRVCIDRLPDTEGGYGEYSCPESRATFQRRPPLQKNISLCNVEKVLSTHPHHEEITGIRCTYCVDPPVPAVRSCLHLRIHSKGPEHVLTDPSTSLEIRKCSVYKKILKYYCSEDAACICVSCSLVIKHRGHRVEMLDDASKKKKKLRNGLQKLITKRKKTEETVQSLEERKRKAQEKAAGEAERVTALFIYIRRRVDDLEKKVLSDISKREEQESLSLSDVIQNLEIKKDELSRKMRHIEELCNMTDPLTVLQEPDTGDLCDPEEDDGGETTGGHDGSYRGAELISHISHTLSNIIRDINVTFYVQDPADILLDVNAAANNLLISDDLKTVTWTWNIQNRPETAERFQYNQVMSGRRFTSGRHYWDVDIRGSVWWMVGMCYPSIDRRGDQSPIGDNNKSWGLYRKMVYDNLCSVRHDSKVIPLPHQISSDRFRIYLDYEAGQLSFYELCDPIRHLHTFTAAFSEPLHAVLCVYRGSIKISGISCEE; encoded by the exons ATGGCTTCTGCTGATCTTAGACACGAGCTAACATGCTCCATCTGTAAGGACATTTATACAGATTCTGTAACCccgagatgtggacacaacttctgccgggtctgtattgATCGGTTGCCGGATACAGAGGGCGGGTATGGAGAATATTCCTGTCCTGAAAGTAGAGCAACTTTTCAGAGGAGGCCTCCACTACAGAAGAACATAAGTCTGTGTAATGTAGAGAAAGTCCTGTCTACTCATCCACATCACGAGGAGATCACCGGGATCcgctgcacttactgtgtggaccctcctgtacctgctgttagatcctgtctaCACCTGAGAATTCACAGCAAAGGACCAGAACACGTCCTCActgatcccagcacttctctggagaTCAGGAAATGTTCTGTCTATAAGAAGATCCTGAAATATTACTGCAGTGAGGACgctgcttgtatctgtgtgtcctgcagtttgGTTATAAAACATCGGGGACATCGGGTGGAGATGCTGGATGACGcttctaagaagaagaagaaactgAGAAATGGTCTCCAGAAACTGATCACAAAGAGGAAGAAGACCGAGGAAACAGTCCAGAGTCTGGAAGAGCGCAAGAGAAAAGCTCAAGAAAAAGCAGCTGGAGAAGCCGAGAGAGTCACTGCCCTGTTTATATACATCAGGagacgggtggacgacctggagaagaaggtcctgagtGACATCTCCAAGCGGGAAGAGCAGGAGTCACTGTCACTGTCTGATGTGATCCAGAAtctggaaataaagaaggacgagctgtccaggaagatgaggcacattgaggagctgtgtaacatgactgatccactgactgtcttacaggaaccagacaccggtgacttgtgtgatcctgaggaggatGATGGTGGTGAGaccacaggaggacatgatggaa GTTATCGGGGTGCGGAGCTGATctcacacatatcacacacattaTCTAATATAATAAGAGATATAAATGTCACCTTCTATGTTCAGgatcctgcagacatattactggatgtaaacGCGGCAGCTAATAAtctccttatatcagacgacctgaaaactgTGACCTGGACGTGGAATATACAGAATCGCccagaaacagcagagagattccagTATAATCAGGTGATGAGCGGGAGGagatttacctcaggacgacattactgggatgtggacATCAGGGGATCTGTATGGTGGATGGTGGGGATGTGTTACCCCAGTATAGACAGGAGAGGAGATCAGTCACCCATTGGAGATAATAACAAATCCTGGGGTTTATATAGAAAGATGGTATATGATAATCTCTGTTCAGTGAGACATGACAGTAAAGTGATCCCGTTACCTCACCAGATCTCCAGTGATCGGTTCAGGATAtatctggattatgaggccgggcagttgtccttttatgagctgtgtgaccccatcagacacttacacaccttcactgccgccttctccgagccccttcatgctgtgctatgtgtatatagaggatctataaAGATATCGGGGATCAGCTGTGAGGAATGA